In Streptomyces sp. NBC_01439, the following are encoded in one genomic region:
- a CDS encoding RNA-guided endonuclease InsQ/TnpB family protein: MHKPTPARRSTPQTAAHDQHEHPETTSHQHPDQPLQDGAASKNTWLRDGSSVPQQQLIRDFGKSKARAQKDIRARLPMARRAGMPKWKKKREALPSLNYTRRGFRLKDGNLHLAGGIALTVVWSRGLPADPTSVRVYRDSLGHWYCSFVVPAEVEPLAETGAVIGIDWGVKETATTTSDAHDLPHSEHGKKAAVGLARYQRMMARRKPKKGKPCSKGYERAKRRVAKLYKKVARQRQDTGRKWAKRVVRNHDALAVEDFRPKFLAKSTMARKAADAAISATKTALVEMGRKHGRAVHLVHPAHTTMDCAQCGARTKHALPLSERTYACTVCGAVSPRDKNSARVMLVRAGLNPAGAEGVRPPGALPRVAA; the protein is encoded by the coding sequence ATCCACAAACCCACTCCTGCCAGACGATCTACACCCCAGACTGCCGCCCACGACCAGCACGAGCACCCCGAAACGACATCACACCAGCACCCTGACCAGCCACTTCAAGATGGCGCAGCTTCAAAGAACACCTGGCTTCGGGATGGATCCTCGGTTCCGCAGCAGCAGTTGATCCGGGACTTCGGCAAGTCCAAGGCCAGGGCGCAGAAGGACATCCGCGCACGGCTGCCCATGGCGCGTCGGGCCGGGATGCCGAAGTGGAAGAAGAAGCGGGAGGCGCTGCCGTCCCTCAACTACACCCGGCGCGGTTTTCGGTTGAAGGACGGGAATCTGCACCTGGCGGGCGGGATCGCCCTGACGGTCGTGTGGTCGCGCGGCCTCCCTGCCGACCCGACCTCCGTGCGTGTCTACCGGGACAGTCTCGGGCACTGGTACTGCTCGTTCGTCGTCCCCGCCGAGGTCGAGCCGCTTGCGGAAACCGGCGCGGTGATCGGTATCGACTGGGGTGTGAAGGAGACCGCGACCACCACCAGCGATGCCCACGACCTCCCGCACTCCGAGCACGGCAAGAAGGCCGCCGTCGGCCTCGCGCGCTACCAGCGGATGATGGCCCGCCGAAAACCGAAGAAGGGCAAGCCCTGCTCGAAGGGCTACGAGCGGGCGAAGAGGCGAGTCGCGAAGCTGTACAAGAAGGTGGCCCGGCAGCGCCAGGACACCGGCCGTAAATGGGCCAAGCGTGTGGTCCGCAACCACGACGCCCTGGCGGTGGAGGACTTCCGCCCGAAGTTCCTCGCCAAGTCCACCATGGCGCGGAAGGCGGCCGACGCGGCGATCTCCGCGACGAAGACGGCCCTGGTCGAGATGGGCCGAAAGCACGGCCGTGCCGTGCACCTAGTACACCCCGCGCACACCACCATGGATTGCGCGCAGTGCGGAGCGAGAACCAAGCACGCACTCCCCCTCTCGGAACGAACCTATGCCTGCACCGTGTGCGGAGCCGTGTCCCCCAGGGACAAGAACTCCGCCCGCGTGATGCTGGTCCGGGCTGGTCTCAACCCGGCTGGTGCCGAGGGCGTAAGACCGCCTGGGGCGCTGCCCCGGGTGGCTGCCTGA
- a CDS encoding transposase family protein — MTKTKEHAGDTVSLVYQCRLPLSTHTLNYLSDLLRRHLKAIRSRWRALPPGRIAVIVLAVLRHDQRLADMAGGNDISATTIRCWRDELIHLLAAKAPRLDRALKKIARQGGEVVLIDGTLIPTQRRTGEANRPNYSGKHRRHGLHVLALTDERGRLVWISAARPGRTHDITAARRDRILAHLRAAGLGALADLGFLGLDDPVVVTGFKATRARKLTPAEKEANRVLAAGRVPVERGFAHLKNWRILTKLRTDPARATHLFRALLVLTNIEATTDN, encoded by the coding sequence ATGACGAAAACCAAAGAGCACGCTGGGGACACTGTGTCCCTCGTCTACCAGTGCCGCCTGCCGCTGTCCACGCACACCCTGAACTACCTCTCCGACCTGCTGCGACGCCATCTCAAAGCGATACGGTCGAGGTGGCGGGCGCTGCCGCCCGGGAGGATCGCGGTGATCGTCTTGGCTGTGCTGCGGCACGATCAGCGCCTGGCCGACATGGCCGGCGGCAACGACATCTCCGCCACCACCATCCGGTGCTGGCGCGACGAGCTGATCCACCTGCTGGCCGCGAAGGCCCCTCGCCTGGACCGCGCCCTGAAGAAGATCGCCCGGCAGGGCGGCGAGGTCGTCCTGATCGACGGCACCCTCATCCCCACCCAGCGCCGTACCGGAGAGGCGAACCGACCAAATTACTCCGGCAAGCATCGCCGCCACGGCCTGCACGTCCTCGCGCTGACCGACGAGCGGGGCCGTCTGGTGTGGATATCGGCCGCCCGGCCCGGCCGCACCCACGACATCACCGCCGCCCGCCGCGACCGCATCCTGGCCCACCTGCGTGCTGCCGGCCTCGGCGCCCTGGCAGACCTCGGCTTCCTCGGCCTGGACGATCCCGTGGTCGTCACCGGCTTCAAGGCCACCCGCGCCCGCAAGCTCACCCCCGCCGAGAAGGAGGCCAACCGGGTCCTGGCCGCCGGACGCGTCCCCGTCGAACGCGGCTTTGCCCACCTGAAGAACTGGCGGATCCTCACCAAGCTCCGTACTGACCCCGCCCGCGCCACCCACCTGTTTCGCGCGCTGCTCGTCTTGACGAACATCGAGGCCACTACAGACAATTGA
- a CDS encoding enoyl-CoA hydratase/isomerase family protein, translated as MTAAPEDEVLHRIESNVSWITLNRPGAMNAVTWDQRERVVALLAEASTDPAVRAVVVTATGKGFCAGADLRGGPAAGGERIAGDVARMIRLGAQRLITAVLDCEKPVLAAVNGTAAGIGAHLALACDLVIAAEGARFIEVFVRRGLVPDGGGAYLLPRLVGPQKAKELMFFGDAVPASEAERLGLVNRVVPAEELEATAREWAERLAQGPTRALAMTKQLVNASLDGDRAAALAAEATAQEINMTTADANEGVASFVERRTPKYLGR; from the coding sequence ATGACCGCCGCCCCCGAGGACGAAGTCCTCCACCGCATCGAGAGCAACGTCTCGTGGATCACCCTCAACCGCCCCGGGGCGATGAACGCCGTCACCTGGGACCAGCGCGAGCGCGTCGTCGCGCTGCTCGCCGAGGCCTCCACCGACCCGGCCGTGCGGGCCGTCGTCGTCACCGCCACCGGCAAGGGCTTCTGCGCGGGCGCCGACCTGCGCGGCGGCCCCGCTGCCGGTGGGGAACGCATCGCCGGCGACGTCGCCCGGATGATCCGCCTCGGCGCGCAGCGCCTGATCACCGCCGTCCTCGACTGCGAGAAGCCCGTCCTCGCCGCCGTCAACGGCACGGCCGCCGGCATCGGAGCCCACCTCGCCCTCGCGTGCGACCTCGTGATCGCCGCCGAAGGGGCCCGGTTCATCGAGGTGTTCGTCCGTCGCGGCCTGGTTCCCGACGGCGGGGGAGCGTACCTGCTGCCCCGGCTGGTGGGCCCGCAGAAGGCCAAGGAGCTGATGTTCTTCGGCGACGCCGTACCGGCCTCCGAAGCCGAGCGCCTGGGCCTGGTCAACCGGGTGGTTCCGGCCGAGGAGTTGGAGGCGACGGCACGGGAGTGGGCGGAGCGGCTCGCCCAGGGGCCCACCCGGGCCCTGGCCATGACCAAGCAGCTGGTCAATGCCTCCCTGGACGGCGACCGGGCGGCCGCGCTGGCCGCCGAAGCCACCGCTCAGGAGATCAACATGACGACCGCCGACGCCAACGAGGGCGTGGCGAGCTTCGTGGAGCGCCGTACGCCCAAGTACCTCGGCCGTTGA
- a CDS encoding IS3 family transposase has protein sequence MTVHPFIEAEKTAGHNVKRACELLKVSRAAFYTRRTGTPGPRAVRDAELTEQITAVHEQSRGTYGAPRVHAVLKRQGEECGRRRVARLMRQAGLAGRHRRRRHRTTIPDPHAATRPDLVLRDFQPDPAAVDTRWCGDITYIATDEGWLYMATVIDIASRRVVGWATADHLRTELVADALRAACHTRRPAGPVIFHSDRGCQYTSREFALLASEFDIRLSVGRTGQCWDNALAESFFSTLKNELGDTRTWPSRAAARTEIFEWIESWYNLRRLHSSLGYRTPGDYEAALAA, from the coding sequence GTGACGGTGCACCCGTTCATCGAGGCGGAGAAAACCGCAGGTCACAACGTCAAGCGTGCGTGTGAACTGCTCAAGGTCTCCCGAGCCGCCTTCTACACCCGCCGCACCGGCACCCCTGGTCCCCGTGCGGTGCGCGATGCTGAGCTGACCGAGCAGATCACCGCCGTGCACGAGCAATCTCGGGGCACCTATGGGGCCCCGCGTGTCCACGCGGTCCTCAAACGCCAGGGCGAGGAGTGCGGCCGTCGAAGAGTCGCGAGGCTGATGCGCCAGGCCGGCCTGGCGGGGCGGCATCGCAGGCGACGGCATCGCACCACGATCCCCGACCCGCACGCGGCCACCCGTCCCGACCTGGTCCTGCGCGATTTCCAGCCCGACCCGGCAGCGGTCGACACCCGCTGGTGCGGCGATATCACCTACATCGCCACCGACGAGGGCTGGCTCTACATGGCCACCGTCATCGACATCGCCTCCCGCCGCGTCGTGGGCTGGGCCACCGCCGACCACCTGCGAACCGAGCTGGTCGCGGACGCCCTGCGAGCCGCCTGCCACACCCGTCGCCCGGCCGGTCCGGTGATCTTCCACTCGGATCGCGGCTGCCAGTACACCAGCCGTGAATTCGCCCTCTTGGCCTCGGAGTTCGATATCCGGCTCTCGGTCGGCCGCACCGGGCAGTGCTGGGACAACGCGCTGGCCGAGTCCTTCTTCTCCACCCTGAAGAACGAACTGGGCGACACCCGCACATGGCCGAGCCGGGCTGCCGCCCGCACCGAGATATTCGAGTGGATCGAGAGCTGGTACAACTTGCGGAGGCTGCACAGCAGCCTCGGCTACCGCACACCCGGCGACTACGAGGCCGCCCTCGCGGCCTGA
- a CDS encoding VOC family protein: MSTIQPVIFTANQDVLLGFYTKLFGAEEIFRVLAEGPAFYLGLRIGDTDLGLVAKANLGTGAASRILLSIGVDDVDETLGRVEALGGSVRSGPNDMPWGQRVAHIQDPDGNPVNLTQY, encoded by the coding sequence ATGTCCACCATCCAGCCAGTGATCTTTACTGCCAACCAGGACGTTCTGCTCGGCTTCTATACGAAATTGTTCGGCGCTGAGGAGATCTTCCGGGTACTGGCGGAAGGCCCGGCCTTCTACCTCGGCTTGCGCATCGGCGACACCGACCTCGGGCTGGTGGCCAAGGCGAACCTGGGGACCGGGGCGGCGTCGCGGATCCTGCTCAGCATCGGTGTCGACGATGTCGACGAGACGCTCGGCCGGGTGGAGGCGCTGGGCGGCTCGGTCCGCAGCGGCCCCAACGACATGCCGTGGGGACAGCGCGTCGCCCACATCCAAGACCCCGACGGCAACCCGGTGAACCTCACTCAGTACTAG
- a CDS encoding transposase yields the protein MESMGKKKPRPRRSFTSEFKAEIVELCRRGDRSVGQVAKDFDLTETAVRDWVKQAEVDAGERDGLTSSEREELAALRRENRRLREDVEILKRATAFFAKETR from the coding sequence ATGGAGAGCATGGGGAAGAAGAAGCCTCGCCCTCGCCGCTCGTTCACGTCGGAGTTCAAGGCCGAGATAGTCGAGCTGTGCCGGCGTGGGGACCGCTCGGTCGGTCAGGTGGCCAAGGACTTCGACCTGACCGAGACCGCGGTGCGGGACTGGGTGAAGCAGGCCGAGGTCGACGCGGGCGAACGCGACGGCCTGACCAGCAGCGAACGCGAGGAACTGGCCGCGTTGCGGCGGGAGAACCGCAGGCTGCGGGAGGACGTGGAGATCCTCAAGCGTGCGACGGCTTTCTTCGCGAAGGAGACCCGGTGA
- a CDS encoding VOC family protein, translated as MLGTDFTTGSPNWLDLGSPDTAAAAAFYGAVLGWEFVSAGPEAGGYGFFQVDGKTVAALGPLTEEGAGSAWMQHFMTPDIQATATAVTAGGGTVRMEPMDVMGEGWLAQFTDPQGAEFACWQPGNTAGLQLTSADNSLVWTELHVPDPVADISFYAGLFGWRSAEMPAPGMTYRVLSTADGDQQDASFGGVAPFLGEGGEEHARWVPYFASADVDATVAAARAGGGTVVMPATDLPEVGRIAWLADPAGAVFALLKPDPRM; from the coding sequence ATGCTCGGCACCGACTTCACCACCGGATCACCCAACTGGCTCGACCTCGGCAGCCCCGACACCGCGGCGGCCGCCGCGTTCTACGGCGCCGTCCTCGGCTGGGAGTTCGTCTCCGCCGGACCGGAGGCGGGCGGGTACGGGTTCTTCCAGGTGGACGGCAAGACCGTCGCCGCACTCGGGCCGCTCACCGAGGAGGGGGCCGGCTCCGCCTGGATGCAGCACTTCATGACCCCCGACATCCAGGCCACCGCCACGGCCGTCACCGCCGGCGGCGGCACGGTCCGGATGGAACCCATGGACGTCATGGGGGAGGGCTGGCTGGCCCAGTTCACCGACCCGCAGGGCGCCGAGTTCGCCTGCTGGCAGCCCGGGAACACCGCCGGGCTCCAGCTGACCTCCGCCGACAACTCGCTGGTGTGGACGGAGCTCCACGTGCCGGACCCCGTCGCCGACATCTCCTTCTACGCCGGGCTGTTCGGCTGGCGCAGCGCCGAGATGCCCGCACCCGGAATGACGTACCGGGTGCTGAGCACCGCCGACGGTGACCAGCAGGACGCCTCCTTCGGCGGGGTCGCCCCCTTCCTGGGGGAGGGCGGGGAGGAGCATGCGCGCTGGGTGCCGTACTTCGCTTCGGCGGACGTCGACGCCACCGTCGCGGCGGCCAGGGCGGGCGGCGGGACGGTGGTCATGCCGGCCACCGACCTCCCCGAGGTCGGCCGGATCGCCTGGCTGGCCGACCCGGCCGGAGCGGTGTTCGCGCTGCTCAAGCCCGACCCGCGGATGTAG
- a CDS encoding acetate--CoA ligase family protein, with amino-acid sequence MLGSTHGTLTTDFRARVEACGESPRTAVHSSAAPSADDAVPLDVSGRPLHAEVPDLDRFFRPESVAVIGASDAEGRPNTGITRQLIAWAERVGARIHPVHPTRPTVFGLTCHASVADLPEQVDLAVLLVADPLPVIQELAETKVKFAVAFASGFAETGDAGAAAQERLGAAVRGSGLRLLGPNTNLNAFQEFREDLDGPAIALITQSGHQGRPVYTLQELGIRLSHWAPTGNEADLETSDFISYFAEQPEVGAIACYVEGLKDGRSFLLAADHAARNGVPVVAVKVGRTETGARTAASHTGKLTGADTVVDAAMRQFGVIRVDGLDELQDTAALLARARRPTADGVVVYSISGGTGAHFSDLATEAGLTLPALSQAKQDELHQWIPEYLNVANPVDNGGHPVGDWRGRKIIDAILADPAVGVLICPITGPFPPMSDKLAQDLVDAAEQSDKLICVIWGSPVGTEDAYRTTLLGSSRVATFRTFGNCITAVRAYLGHHRFTARYRSPFEDAPRTPSPSYRKAQALMRPSQQLSEHAAKQLLRAYGIRVPREQLVTSAAAAVRAAGLVGYPVVMKASGPQLGHKTELGLVKIGLTSASQIRDAYRELTDIARYENVPLDGILVCQMVERGVEMVVGVTQDDLFGPTVTVGLGGVLVEVLHDAAVRVPPFGEDQARAMLRELRGHALLEGVRGAPPADVDALVEVVLRIQRMALELGDELSELDINPLMVLPRGQGAVALDALAICR; translated from the coding sequence ATGCTTGGATCTACTCACGGCACCCTCACCACCGACTTCCGCGCACGTGTCGAGGCCTGCGGGGAGTCTCCCAGGACCGCCGTCCATTCGTCGGCGGCCCCCTCCGCCGACGACGCGGTCCCCCTGGACGTCAGCGGACGACCGCTGCACGCCGAGGTCCCCGACCTGGACCGGTTCTTCCGACCCGAATCCGTGGCCGTCATCGGCGCCTCCGACGCGGAGGGCCGGCCGAACACCGGCATCACCCGCCAGCTCATCGCCTGGGCGGAGCGCGTCGGCGCCCGGATCCACCCCGTGCACCCCACCCGCCCCACCGTCTTCGGGCTGACCTGTCACGCCTCCGTGGCCGACCTGCCCGAACAGGTGGACCTCGCCGTCCTCCTCGTCGCCGACCCGCTCCCCGTCATCCAGGAACTGGCCGAGACCAAGGTCAAGTTCGCGGTCGCCTTCGCCTCCGGCTTCGCCGAGACCGGCGACGCGGGAGCCGCCGCCCAAGAACGGCTCGGCGCCGCCGTCCGGGGCTCCGGCCTGCGCCTGCTCGGCCCGAACACCAACCTCAACGCCTTCCAGGAGTTCCGCGAGGACCTCGACGGCCCGGCCATCGCCCTCATCACCCAGTCCGGCCACCAGGGCCGACCCGTCTACACCCTCCAGGAGCTGGGCATCCGGCTCTCCCACTGGGCACCCACCGGCAACGAGGCGGACCTGGAGACCTCCGACTTCATCTCCTACTTCGCCGAGCAGCCCGAAGTCGGGGCCATCGCCTGCTACGTGGAGGGCCTCAAGGACGGCCGGTCCTTCCTGCTCGCCGCCGACCACGCCGCGCGCAACGGCGTCCCCGTCGTGGCCGTCAAGGTGGGCCGCACCGAGACCGGCGCCCGCACGGCGGCCTCCCACACCGGGAAGCTGACCGGCGCCGACACCGTCGTGGACGCCGCCATGCGCCAGTTCGGCGTCATCCGCGTCGACGGCCTCGACGAACTCCAGGACACCGCCGCACTGCTCGCCCGGGCCCGCAGGCCCACGGCGGACGGGGTCGTCGTCTACTCCATCTCCGGCGGCACCGGGGCCCACTTCTCCGACCTGGCCACGGAGGCGGGCCTGACCCTGCCCGCCCTCTCGCAGGCCAAGCAGGACGAGCTCCACCAGTGGATCCCCGAGTACCTGAACGTCGCCAACCCCGTCGACAACGGCGGCCACCCGGTCGGCGACTGGCGCGGCCGCAAGATCATCGACGCGATCCTCGCCGACCCCGCCGTCGGGGTCCTGATCTGCCCGATCACCGGCCCCTTCCCGCCCATGAGCGACAAGCTCGCCCAGGACCTGGTGGACGCCGCCGAGCAGAGCGACAAGCTGATCTGCGTGATCTGGGGCTCCCCCGTCGGCACCGAGGACGCCTACCGCACCACCCTCCTCGGCTCCTCCCGCGTGGCCACCTTCCGTACCTTCGGCAACTGCATCACCGCCGTACGCGCCTACCTCGGCCACCACCGCTTCACCGCCCGCTACCGCTCCCCCTTCGAGGACGCACCGCGCACGCCCTCGCCCTCGTACCGCAAGGCACAGGCCCTCATGCGGCCGTCCCAGCAGCTCAGCGAGCACGCGGCGAAGCAGCTCCTGCGCGCCTACGGGATACGGGTCCCCCGCGAGCAGCTGGTGACCAGCGCGGCGGCGGCCGTCCGCGCCGCCGGGCTGGTCGGCTACCCGGTGGTGATGAAGGCCTCGGGTCCGCAGCTGGGCCACAAGACGGAACTCGGCCTGGTGAAGATCGGTCTGACCTCGGCGAGCCAGATCCGTGACGCGTACCGGGAGCTGACCGACATCGCGCGCTACGAGAACGTGCCGCTCGACGGGATCCTGGTGTGCCAGATGGTGGAGCGGGGCGTGGAAATGGTCGTCGGCGTGACCCAGGACGACCTCTTCGGCCCCACCGTCACCGTCGGGTTGGGCGGGGTCCTGGTGGAGGTCCTGCACGACGCGGCGGTCCGCGTGCCGCCGTTCGGCGAGGACCAGGCGCGGGCGATGCTGAGGGAGCTGCGCGGGCACGCGCTGCTGGAGGGCGTACGGGGGGCGCCCCCGGCCGATGTGGACGCCCTGGTGGAGGTCGTCCTGCGGATCCAGCGGATGGCCCTCGAACTGGGCGACGAGCTGTCCGAGCTGGACATCAACCCCCTGATGGTCCTCCCCCGGGGGCAGGGGGCGGTGGCCCTGGACGCCCTCGCCATCTGCCGCTGA
- a CDS encoding transposase, producing MLGVDDFAIRRGQTYSTVLTSVEDHRVVDVLPTREAGPLAAWLIQHPGVEIICRDRAGAYAEGARRGAPGALQGADRFHLWQGLGRAVETCVAAHRDCLRSPSPTGTLPGATRPDPARPQDDSAPVGRRAERKKAAHALVHELLAQGHSRRAIARHLGWGLNTVLRYANAARWQDTFRENRPRSSKLDPYKPYLERRFAEGCTSVTRLHGELIAANAPVTYQMVRAHIATLRRTPADAAPRPPSVRQVTGWLTRHPTALTEDDRAGLKGILARCPELDTASRHVLEFGEILTGRLGATLPTWIDAVDASQLPGLTGFALHLLRDLDAVTAGLTLNWSSGSIEGAVNRIKKIKRQLYGRAGFELLRKMILLQ from the coding sequence GTGCTGGGCGTGGACGACTTCGCGATCCGTCGCGGCCAGACCTACTCCACCGTCTTGACCAGCGTCGAAGACCATCGCGTGGTCGATGTGCTCCCGACCCGCGAAGCCGGGCCACTGGCCGCCTGGCTGATCCAGCACCCAGGCGTGGAGATCATCTGCCGGGACCGAGCTGGCGCATACGCCGAGGGCGCCCGCCGCGGCGCCCCCGGCGCTCTGCAGGGCGCCGACCGGTTCCATCTGTGGCAGGGCCTCGGCCGAGCCGTTGAGACCTGCGTCGCCGCCCACCGCGACTGCCTGCGCAGCCCGTCGCCCACCGGCACACTGCCAGGCGCGACCCGTCCCGACCCCGCTCGGCCGCAGGACGACTCGGCACCTGTCGGCCGGCGGGCCGAACGGAAGAAGGCAGCACACGCCCTGGTCCACGAGCTCCTCGCCCAAGGCCACTCACGCCGGGCGATTGCTCGGCACCTGGGCTGGGGTCTCAACACCGTGCTCCGGTACGCGAACGCCGCACGCTGGCAGGACACCTTTCGCGAGAACCGGCCCCGGTCCAGCAAGCTGGACCCCTACAAGCCCTACCTGGAGCGGCGATTCGCCGAGGGATGCACCAGCGTCACCCGACTGCACGGCGAACTCATTGCCGCCAACGCGCCCGTCACCTACCAGATGGTCCGCGCCCACATCGCGACCCTCCGCAGGACTCCGGCCGACGCGGCACCGCGGCCGCCGTCGGTGCGGCAGGTGACCGGCTGGCTCACTCGCCACCCCACCGCCCTGACCGAAGATGACCGCGCCGGACTGAAGGGCATCCTTGCCCGCTGCCCTGAACTTGACACGGCCTCCAGGCATGTCCTCGAGTTCGGCGAGATCCTCACCGGACGCCTCGGCGCCACACTCCCCACCTGGATCGATGCCGTCGACGCCAGCCAGCTACCCGGCCTCACCGGCTTCGCACTCCATCTGCTCCGAGACCTCGACGCAGTGACAGCCGGTCTCACTCTCAACTGGAGCTCCGGCAGTATCGAGGGAGCCGTCAACCGCATCAAGAAGATCAAGCGGCAGCTCTATGGCCGCGCCGGATTCGAACTTCTCCGAAAGATGATCCTGCTCCAGTAG